In a genomic window of Nitrosarchaeum sp.:
- a CDS encoding uL15 family ribosomal protein: MATRLRKTRKLRGGRHMGWGQVGQHRASGHKGGLGIAGLHKYHFSTLLKEVPDHFGHDSTHPPHPIITRKWASVRDLDDLFAKFGKEEGGKKVIDLEAAGYDKLLGGGKISNAYTVKIARFTASAEEKVKSAGGEVLSENG; the protein is encoded by the coding sequence ATGGCAACACGATTACGAAAGACAAGAAAACTAAGAGGTGGACGTCACATGGGTTGGGGACAAGTAGGTCAGCATCGCGCAAGTGGTCACAAAGGCGGACTAGGAATTGCTGGATTACACAAATATCATTTTAGTACTTTGCTAAAAGAGGTTCCAGATCATTTTGGACACGATTCTACTCACCCACCTCATCCAATCATCACGAGAAAATGGGCAAGTGTCCGTGATCTCGATGATCTATTCGCAAAATTTGGTAAAGAAGAAGGAGGAAAGAAAGTCATAGACCTTGAAGCAGCAGGTTATGACAAACTCCTAGGCGGCGGTAAAATATCTAACGCATATACCGTCAAAATAGCCAGATTTACTGCATCTGCAGAAGAGAAAGTAAAATCTGCAGGAGGAGAGGTGTTATCTGAGAATGGCTGA
- a CDS encoding superoxide dismutase: MGKYTLPQIPYAYDALEPHIDAKTMEIHHTKHHQAYTDKLNAALESCPADVQSKDILDILSNINQVPEAQRGAVNFNGGGYDNHKLFWNNMKPKGGGEPGGTIADAINNSFGNFAAFKEKFSSTTAVIQGSGWGWLVYNPSTKKVEYKSMPNQTSPRTEGLVPLLGCDVWEHAYYLKYQNKRPDYISSWWNVVNWDEVESRYSKVK; encoded by the coding sequence ATGGGAAAATACACACTTCCACAAATACCATATGCTTATGATGCATTAGAACCTCACATTGACGCAAAAACAATGGAGATTCATCACACAAAACATCATCAAGCATACACCGACAAACTAAACGCTGCACTAGAAAGTTGTCCAGCTGACGTACAAAGTAAAGATATCTTAGACATATTGTCTAATATCAATCAAGTACCAGAAGCACAACGTGGTGCAGTTAATTTCAATGGTGGTGGTTATGATAACCATAAGCTATTTTGGAACAACATGAAACCAAAAGGCGGCGGCGAACCAGGAGGAACAATTGCAGATGCAATCAATAACTCTTTTGGAAACTTTGCAGCCTTTAAGGAGAAATTCTCGTCCACTACTGCGGTAATTCAAGGAAGTGGTTGGGGATGGTTAGTATACAATCCTTCTACAAAGAAGGTCGAGTACAAATCTATGCCAAACCAAACTAGTCCAAGAACAGAAGGATTAGTTCCATTATTGGGCTGTGATGTTTGGGAACATGCATACTATCTGAAATATCAAAACAAACGACCAGATTACATTTCATCATGGTGGAATGTAGTTAATTGGGACGAAGTAGAAAGCAGATACTCCAAAGTAAAATAA
- a CDS encoding 30S ribosomal protein S5: MSQTAQTKPTGRGGQGGRGGQGGRGGPGGRGGQKVYGGGKPNSGQSRRPRREEDEEVWIPKTILGKKVASGEINSIEEIIQDGLRIQEAGIIKKLLPDLKSEVIDVGIIQKMTSNGQSTRFKAIVATGNQNGYLGIGQGKSKQMRIAIEKATNQALLNVSPIKLGCGSWECRCDEKHSVPFKIRGKGGSVTIEIIPAPRGLGLVAGGKIKRLLELAGLKDAWTTAKGSTPTMNSTSKAILDCLKQTFSQG; this comes from the coding sequence ATGAGTCAAACTGCACAAACTAAACCTACTGGAAGAGGCGGACAAGGTGGAAGAGGCGGACAAGGTGGAAGAGGTGGACCTGGTGGCAGAGGCGGACAAAAAGTTTACGGTGGTGGAAAACCAAACAGTGGACAATCTAGAAGACCAAGAAGAGAAGAAGATGAAGAAGTTTGGATCCCAAAAACAATTTTAGGAAAAAAAGTTGCATCAGGCGAAATTAATTCTATTGAAGAAATCATTCAAGACGGTTTAAGGATTCAAGAAGCAGGTATTATCAAAAAATTACTTCCTGATTTGAAAAGTGAAGTAATTGATGTTGGTATTATTCAAAAGATGACGTCAAACGGTCAATCAACAAGATTCAAAGCTATCGTTGCAACTGGAAATCAAAATGGTTACCTTGGTATTGGTCAAGGAAAATCAAAACAGATGAGAATTGCAATTGAAAAAGCAACAAACCAAGCACTACTCAATGTAAGTCCAATCAAACTAGGATGTGGCAGTTGGGAATGTAGATGTGATGAAAAACATTCGGTTCCATTTAAGATTCGAGGAAAAGGTGGAAGTGTTACAATTGAAATTATTCCAGCACCACGTGGATTAGGATTAGTTGCTGGCGGTAAAATTAAACGATTACTAGAGTTAGCAGGTCTTAAAGATGCATGGACAACTGCAAAGGGTTCTACGCCAACAATGAACTCTACTTCAAAAGCTATTCTGGACTGCTTAAAGCAGACATTTAGTCAGGGTTGA
- a CDS encoding 50S ribosomal protein L32e, which translates to MPINKEKLAKREEIKGHNPDFVRPESWRYVRLQTNWRKPKGVDHHQRKLKGGRGRPGLVKVGYGGPKIAKGLHPSGYTDNLVYKLSDLENLNPKTDGIRFGHGVGTRKRKEILVKALESKFKIFNARVRTIGSKS; encoded by the coding sequence ATGCCGATCAATAAAGAGAAGCTAGCAAAACGTGAAGAGATTAAAGGACACAATCCAGATTTTGTCAGACCAGAGAGCTGGCGTTATGTTAGATTACAAACCAATTGGAGAAAACCAAAAGGAGTTGATCATCATCAAAGAAAATTAAAAGGTGGTAGAGGTCGTCCAGGACTTGTCAAAGTCGGATATGGTGGACCAAAAATTGCTAAAGGATTACACCCATCAGGATATACAGATAATTTAGTTTACAAATTAAGTGACTTGGAAAATCTTAATCCAAAAACAGATGGAATAAGATTTGGACATGGTGTAGGTACTAGAAAGAGAAAAGAGATTCTAGTAAAAGCACTTGAAAGCAAGTTCAAAATATTTAATGCAAGAGTGAGAACCATTGGTAGTAAATCTTAA
- a CDS encoding S8 family serine peptidase, translating into MKLWAVFASIVVVFSSLIIFQLLPEENFHTYLEKSIPFIGGDIPRMEGFDGAGIKIAVIDTGVDYNHPDLFGFGLEGKVVGGYNFINEGKPPLDTNGHGTQVAGVIAADGILKGVAPKAKILAYKVSEDGEGVSSDLIIKAINKSIEDDADIINISLGVNKTNSNIDKAVDSALQKGIIVITAAGNDGPIPNTIGSPGKNPGSITVGATYNNLTSSLIATLEVNEKPYTVIPMAGSTKLDEPIIGKIIFGGYGKEAELKKINATDAILLVERGSDVEGEMLYFSIKEKNAANAGVKAMIVYNNQPGIFLGQLTHEFTEPNYKPQIPVVSIDRKEGLEIKEKGESKASLHLFYNPDFVAHFSSRGPVSPFYIKPDLVAPGAYINTTQRSGGYNFTSGTSFAAPHVSGSVALLLEKYPTITNNEVKSLLMTTSERVSDAYGSEFSLSDTGSGRLNLGKAFDAKLIITPPNFVVNLSSDNKMAEKQLKLKLLNGTLDNLDVTFEGPEFIQVEDSLQENNLIIKIKISGENYGTFQEKIFINHDKIKYTVPIQIHYTKASIDVIQNDNSLFFTINDPDWNFAKISVTKSNTEITDVVTATPNKDAKIKINQNGEYWIDAKIKSNDQTLDAYNTIIVNSVDETRDHFEIIDIPQRHLTIVLGIVAIIGIIGVVKIKSTKHDTQDLLK; encoded by the coding sequence ATGAAGTTGTGGGCAGTTTTTGCAAGTATTGTAGTTGTTTTTTCATCTTTGATTATTTTTCAATTACTACCTGAAGAAAATTTTCACACATACCTTGAGAAGAGCATTCCATTTATCGGAGGAGACATTCCAAGAATGGAAGGATTTGACGGAGCAGGAATTAAAATTGCAGTGATTGATACTGGAGTTGATTATAATCATCCAGATCTTTTTGGTTTTGGACTTGAAGGCAAAGTAGTTGGTGGATATAATTTCATAAACGAAGGCAAACCACCTCTTGACACTAACGGTCACGGTACTCAAGTTGCAGGAGTAATTGCGGCTGATGGAATTCTAAAAGGAGTTGCACCCAAGGCAAAAATTCTAGCTTACAAAGTTTCAGAAGACGGCGAAGGAGTATCATCGGATTTGATAATCAAGGCAATCAATAAATCAATTGAAGATGACGCTGACATTATCAACATAAGTCTTGGTGTAAACAAGACAAACTCCAATATTGATAAAGCAGTAGACAGTGCACTGCAAAAAGGAATTATCGTAATTACAGCAGCTGGAAATGACGGACCAATTCCTAACACTATTGGGAGTCCAGGAAAAAATCCAGGTTCCATCACAGTTGGTGCAACATACAACAATTTGACATCTAGTCTTATTGCAACACTGGAGGTAAATGAAAAACCATACACTGTAATTCCAATGGCAGGTTCTACAAAACTTGATGAACCAATTATTGGAAAAATTATTTTTGGGGGATATGGAAAAGAAGCAGAACTAAAAAAGATCAATGCAACGGATGCAATCTTACTTGTAGAAAGAGGAAGCGATGTAGAAGGCGAGATGCTATACTTTTCAATTAAAGAAAAAAATGCAGCAAATGCGGGTGTAAAAGCAATGATCGTCTACAACAACCAACCTGGAATTTTTCTTGGTCAATTAACTCATGAATTCACAGAGCCAAACTACAAGCCACAAATTCCTGTAGTATCAATTGACAGAAAAGAAGGATTGGAAATTAAAGAAAAGGGTGAAAGTAAAGCTAGTTTGCATTTGTTTTACAATCCAGACTTTGTTGCACATTTTAGCTCAAGGGGTCCTGTTTCACCATTTTACATTAAACCCGACTTGGTAGCACCTGGTGCATACATCAATACAACTCAGAGAAGTGGTGGATACAATTTTACTAGTGGAACTAGTTTTGCTGCCCCACATGTGAGTGGCTCAGTTGCTCTGCTACTAGAGAAATATCCTACCATTACAAACAATGAGGTAAAATCACTGCTCATGACCACATCTGAGAGAGTATCAGACGCATACGGCTCCGAGTTTTCATTAAGTGATACTGGTTCAGGCAGGCTAAATCTTGGAAAGGCATTTGATGCCAAGCTAATCATCACCCCGCCAAACTTTGTAGTCAATTTATCATCAGATAACAAAATGGCAGAAAAGCAATTAAAATTAAAACTGCTTAATGGAACTTTGGATAATCTCGATGTAACATTTGAGGGGCCTGAATTTATTCAAGTTGAAGATTCATTGCAAGAAAATAATTTGATAATTAAAATTAAAATCTCTGGAGAAAACTATGGGACCTTTCAAGAAAAAATTTTTATCAATCATGATAAAATAAAATACACAGTTCCAATACAAATACACTATACTAAAGCTTCAATTGATGTGATTCAAAATGATAATTCACTATTTTTTACAATTAATGATCCAGACTGGAATTTTGCAAAGATTTCAGTGACAAAAAGCAATACCGAAATAACAGATGTAGTCACTGCCACTCCAAACAAAGATGCAAAAATTAAGATCAATCAAAATGGAGAATATTGGATAGATGCAAAAATCAAATCAAATGACCAGACACTAGATGCATACAATACCATCATTGTAAATTCAGTTGATGAAACTCGAGATCATTTTGAAATAATTGACATTCCACAAAGACATCTAACAATAGTTTTAGGAATTGTGGCAATAATAGGAATTATAGGGGTTGTAAAAATAAAATCAACTAAGCACGATACACAGGACCTGCTGAAATAA
- the ftsY gene encoding signal recognition particle-docking protein FtsY, whose translation MFDKLRNAFSNAAKSLGEKELNDKDIEEILYELEISLMESDVASEVIDTIKSDLKTQLLGSKVDKKEIEKFVKDQLISNISSLFDAAGTVDLFELINEKKKTVQPFLILFVGINGTGKTTSLAKVAYMLQQAKYSVVVAAADTFRAGAIEQLREHTNRLNLKLVAQNYNSDPAAVARDAVLYAKSHKMDCVLIDTAGRMQTSKNLMEQIAKITKVVNPDFKIFVGDSLAGNDTVNQAREFFEHVKFNGSILTKSDADARGGAALSIVKITSTPVLYLGVGQEYSDLKPFDKEIFLETVFGSLSDVERKETPKPESVEESIAESKPEPIEEIKPELIPESVLDEAPKPEPKLKPVLESTLKPVQVTKPAPKQESVQEIKPESKLEPKQIESDDPFEGIADKDISKYSDLYDIAPPENDDEATKLGNAIRQWINQGRPKPGEEKKQESDKEETGSKHKQDKEEEKSKKKRGVFGFFKK comes from the coding sequence ATGTTTGATAAACTTCGTAATGCATTTTCAAATGCAGCGAAAAGTCTAGGGGAAAAAGAACTAAACGATAAAGATATTGAAGAAATTCTTTATGAATTAGAAATTTCTCTAATGGAATCTGATGTTGCAAGCGAAGTCATCGATACAATAAAGTCCGATTTGAAAACTCAATTACTGGGATCCAAAGTAGATAAAAAAGAGATTGAAAAATTTGTCAAAGACCAATTGATCTCAAATATATCATCTTTATTTGATGCAGCAGGTACAGTTGATCTCTTTGAGTTGATTAACGAAAAAAAGAAAACTGTTCAGCCATTTCTGATTTTATTTGTAGGAATTAATGGAACTGGAAAAACTACATCATTAGCTAAAGTAGCTTACATGTTACAGCAAGCAAAATATTCTGTAGTAGTAGCTGCCGCTGATACATTTAGGGCAGGAGCAATTGAACAGTTACGTGAACACACTAATCGTTTGAATCTGAAACTAGTTGCACAAAATTATAATTCTGATCCAGCTGCGGTTGCCCGAGATGCGGTCCTTTATGCAAAATCACACAAGATGGATTGTGTGCTAATTGATACTGCAGGCAGAATGCAAACAAGCAAAAATCTAATGGAGCAGATTGCAAAAATTACCAAAGTAGTAAATCCTGATTTTAAAATTTTTGTAGGTGATTCTCTTGCTGGAAATGACACTGTAAATCAAGCTAGGGAATTTTTTGAGCATGTCAAATTCAATGGTTCAATTCTCACAAAAAGTGATGCTGATGCACGTGGCGGGGCTGCACTATCTATTGTTAAAATCACATCGACTCCAGTGTTGTATCTTGGAGTTGGACAGGAATATTCTGATCTCAAACCGTTTGACAAAGAAATCTTTCTAGAAACTGTCTTTGGTTCTTTATCTGACGTAGAAAGAAAAGAAACTCCAAAACCAGAATCAGTTGAAGAATCAATTGCTGAATCAAAACCAGAACCAATTGAGGAAATAAAACCAGAACTAATTCCTGAATCTGTATTAGATGAAGCACCTAAACCAGAACCAAAATTAAAACCAGTTTTAGAATCAACACTAAAACCAGTTCAAGTAACAAAACCCGCACCAAAACAAGAATCTGTTCAAGAAATAAAACCAGAATCTAAACTAGAACCAAAACAAATTGAATCCGATGATCCGTTTGAAGGAATTGCAGATAAAGACATTTCAAAGTATTCAGACTTGTATGATATTGCTCCGCCAGAAAATGATGATGAAGCAACAAAGCTTGGCAATGCAATTCGTCAGTGGATTAATCAAGGACGACCAAAACCTGGAGAAGAAAAGAAACAAGAATCAGATAAAGAAGAGACAGGTTCCAAGCACAAACAAGATAAAGAAGAAGAAAAGTCTAAAAAGAAAAGAGGTGTATTTGGATTCTTTAAGAAATGA
- a CDS encoding 50S ribosomal protein L30 has product MGSAYLVVRIKGQADCPYWATTTMTLLKLDKKYRATILPAKDNTLGMLNKVKHYVTWIEIDASLAKELIDKKARKEGYKKITAADLKELGFESSDALGAALAEGKATLSKLKPLKPWFALSPPRFGFKKSTKKMYGQKGVLGHNNDLPKLVRNMM; this is encoded by the coding sequence ATGGGTAGCGCATATCTTGTAGTTCGAATTAAAGGCCAAGCAGACTGTCCGTATTGGGCAACCACTACAATGACATTGCTAAAATTAGATAAAAAATATCGAGCAACTATCTTACCTGCAAAAGACAATACATTAGGAATGTTAAACAAAGTAAAACATTATGTTACTTGGATTGAAATTGATGCATCTTTGGCAAAAGAGCTTATCGATAAAAAAGCAAGAAAAGAAGGTTATAAAAAAATTACAGCGGCAGATCTTAAAGAATTGGGATTTGAAAGTTCTGACGCACTTGGCGCAGCACTTGCAGAAGGAAAAGCTACATTATCTAAATTAAAACCACTAAAGCCTTGGTTTGCATTATCTCCACCACGATTTGGTTTCAAGAAAAGTACAAAAAAGATGTATGGACAAAAAGGAGTCTTAGGACACAACAACGATCTTCCAAAATTAGTGAGGAACATGATGTAA
- the argF gene encoding ornithine carbamoyltransferase, giving the protein MKLRTKNLLTLAELSSKEFAALIDYSIILKKELKKGNKPLLKNKTLAMIFQKPSTRTRVSFETGMFHLGGHAINLSSHDMQLSRGETIEDTAKTLSRYVDCIMARVYDHNLLEKLSDSSSVPVINGLSDSFHPCQILADFMTIKEKKGKFKGLKIAWIGDGNNVCNSMIYGCALSGTKISIATPKGFEPDKSVLKESAKSVEIDLTTDPIKAIKDADVVVTDTYTSIHNNDQKRIKKFLPKYQVNDSLMKHANSNAIFMHCLPAKRDYEVTSSVIDGPQSVVWDEAENRLHTQKALLISIIRA; this is encoded by the coding sequence ATGAAACTCAGAACTAAAAATTTACTCACTTTGGCAGAATTGTCGTCTAAAGAATTTGCCGCACTAATTGATTACTCGATTATTCTAAAAAAAGAATTAAAAAAAGGCAACAAACCGTTGCTAAAAAACAAAACACTTGCAATGATTTTTCAAAAACCATCGACTCGAACACGAGTAAGCTTTGAGACAGGAATGTTTCATCTTGGTGGACATGCCATTAACCTCTCATCACACGACATGCAATTATCCCGCGGTGAAACAATAGAAGACACTGCAAAGACTTTGTCTCGATATGTAGATTGTATCATGGCACGAGTCTATGATCATAATTTACTTGAAAAATTATCTGACTCTTCTAGTGTTCCAGTAATTAATGGATTATCTGATTCATTTCATCCATGTCAGATTCTAGCTGACTTTATGACAATAAAAGAGAAGAAAGGAAAATTCAAGGGACTCAAAATTGCTTGGATTGGAGATGGAAACAATGTATGCAACTCTATGATTTATGGATGTGCACTATCTGGTACAAAGATATCTATTGCAACACCCAAAGGATTTGAACCCGACAAATCAGTACTAAAGGAATCTGCAAAGTCAGTTGAGATAGATCTAACAACTGATCCAATAAAGGCAATCAAAGATGCTGATGTCGTAGTTACTGATACATACACTTCAATTCATAACAACGATCAAAAACGAATCAAAAAATTTCTTCCAAAGTATCAGGTCAACGATTCATTGATGAAACATGCCAATAGCAATGCAATCTTCATGCATTGTCTTCCAGCAAAACGGGATTATGAAGTTACATCATCAGTAATTGATGGACCTCAATCAGTTGTATGGGATGAGGCAGAAAATAGACTCCATACTCAAAAGGCTTTACTTATTTCAATAATTCGCGCTTAA
- a CDS encoding 50S ribosomal protein L18: protein MAYSNILRRLREEKTNYKKRSTLLIGKHDFITVNITNENTQVQIVKPGMTGDKVIASAHSNYLLKKGWKGSRKSIPAAYLTGYLAGKKAMGKGAKDAVLYTGTRKYTQRMAAALKGVVDAGLKVPAGAETFPPEERIKGEHLTVKNDTTKIKSAIDSEVK, encoded by the coding sequence ATGGCCTATTCAAACATCCTCAGAAGACTACGAGAGGAAAAAACTAATTATAAAAAACGCTCTACTTTACTGATAGGTAAGCACGATTTTATCACTGTAAATATCACTAATGAAAATACCCAAGTCCAAATTGTAAAGCCTGGCATGACTGGCGATAAGGTAATTGCTTCTGCTCATTCTAATTATTTGCTAAAAAAAGGTTGGAAAGGCTCAAGAAAGAGTATTCCTGCTGCATATCTTACTGGTTATCTCGCTGGAAAGAAAGCAATGGGTAAGGGCGCAAAAGATGCAGTACTATACACTGGTACTAGAAAATATACCCAAAGAATGGCAGCTGCACTAAAAGGAGTTGTAGATGCAGGACTTAAAGTTCCAGCAGGTGCAGAAACTTTTCCACCCGAAGAGAGAATCAAAGGCGAACATCTCACAGTAAAAAATGATACTACAAAAATTAAATCTGCTATTGATAGCGAGGTCAAGTAA
- the pfdA gene encoding prefoldin subunit alpha — MSEEQAQHLMQQLQMLETYYGDLSQREATLVNVLREAISAIESIKALREKPDSDSLVPIGMGTYVQTKISSANKIILNVGAGIAMEKTYDSSINYLEARIKEIEVAIQDTTARKQDAMARLEQGKEQMNQLMQQTSEDLSG, encoded by the coding sequence ATGAGTGAAGAACAGGCCCAACATTTGATGCAGCAACTCCAAATGCTTGAAACTTACTATGGAGATTTATCACAACGTGAAGCTACACTTGTTAATGTTTTACGAGAAGCTATATCTGCAATTGAATCAATCAAAGCACTTCGCGAAAAACCAGATTCTGATAGTTTGGTGCCAATTGGAATGGGAACGTACGTGCAAACAAAAATCTCATCAGCCAACAAAATAATTTTGAATGTGGGGGCTGGAATTGCTATGGAAAAAACTTATGATTCTTCAATAAATTATCTTGAAGCAAGAATAAAGGAAATTGAAGTTGCTATACAAGATACTACTGCGCGAAAACAAGATGCAATGGCAAGATTGGAGCAAGGCAAAGAACAAATGAACCAACTCATGCAACAAACATCAGAAGATCTTTCAGGATAA
- the pckA gene encoding phosphoenolpyruvate carboxykinase (ATP), whose amino-acid sequence MQSFGISPSKIHRNLSVDDLVKIAVEKKEGVINSTGSLSVNTGKYTGRSPDDRFIVYDDKTHNTVDWGKVNHQFPSGKFEKLLEKMKSFVNNKDLYVFDGFVGADKDNRLPIRVINDHVWQSLFARNLFIRPTDEELENHTPEFTILCINNFEAVPAVDGTESNVFIIIDLTRKIVLIGGTQYAGEMKKSMFSVMNFLLPEKGIFPMHCSANIGKDNDTALFFGLSGTGKTTLSADPNRKLIGDDEHGWSDNGTFNFEGGCYAKCINLSQEAEPEIWNAIRPGAVLENVVLNNNQPDYDDNLLTENTRVAYPLDYIPGAVIPSVGGHPKVIVFLTADALGVLPPISRLTKEGAMYHFMSGYTSKLAGTERGIKEPKSVFSECFGAPFMPRPAAVYAKVLGEKITKHNTVVYLVNTGWSGGPYGVGKRIKIKYSRAMVTAAINGSLNIVKYKHDDLFNLDIPTEVPDVPSDILDPKNTWTDKDSYNLSAKKLAQMFVENFKKFQNVTPEIISAGPVYRA is encoded by the coding sequence ATTCAGTCATTTGGAATTTCTCCCTCAAAGATACATCGAAATCTGAGCGTAGATGACCTAGTCAAAATTGCAGTAGAGAAAAAAGAAGGAGTAATCAATTCAACTGGTTCTCTTTCTGTTAATACCGGCAAGTATACTGGACGTTCTCCAGATGATAGATTCATCGTTTATGATGATAAGACTCACAATACCGTAGATTGGGGTAAAGTAAATCACCAATTTCCATCTGGCAAGTTTGAGAAGTTACTAGAGAAGATGAAATCTTTTGTAAACAACAAGGATCTCTATGTCTTTGATGGATTTGTAGGAGCTGACAAGGATAATCGTTTACCAATTAGAGTGATAAATGATCATGTATGGCAAAGTCTCTTTGCAAGAAATTTATTTATTCGACCAACCGATGAGGAGCTAGAAAATCACACTCCAGAGTTTACTATTTTATGTATCAATAACTTTGAGGCAGTTCCAGCAGTAGATGGCACCGAGTCTAATGTTTTCATTATTATTGATTTGACTAGAAAAATTGTCTTAATTGGTGGAACCCAATATGCAGGTGAAATGAAAAAGTCAATGTTTTCTGTAATGAATTTCCTCTTACCTGAGAAAGGAATTTTCCCAATGCATTGCTCTGCAAATATTGGCAAAGATAATGATACTGCATTATTCTTTGGATTATCTGGTACTGGAAAGACAACATTGTCAGCTGATCCAAACAGAAAATTAATTGGCGATGACGAACATGGTTGGTCTGATAACGGGACATTTAATTTCGAAGGAGGGTGTTATGCAAAATGTATTAACCTAAGTCAAGAGGCAGAACCTGAAATCTGGAATGCAATTAGACCAGGGGCTGTTTTAGAAAATGTTGTACTAAATAACAATCAGCCAGATTATGATGATAATCTCTTAACTGAAAATACTCGAGTTGCATATCCTCTTGATTACATTCCAGGTGCAGTTATTCCAAGTGTAGGTGGCCATCCAAAAGTAATTGTATTTTTAACAGCTGATGCGTTGGGTGTTTTACCACCAATCTCCAGACTGACAAAAGAGGGTGCAATGTATCACTTTATGTCCGGTTATACAAGTAAGTTGGCGGGAACTGAGCGAGGAATAAAGGAGCCAAAATCCGTATTTTCTGAGTGCTTTGGAGCTCCATTCATGCCAAGACCAGCTGCAGTATATGCCAAGGTATTGGGTGAAAAAATTACCAAACACAATACTGTCGTTTATCTAGTAAATACCGGATGGTCTGGTGGCCCATATGGTGTAGGAAAAAGAATCAAGATAAAATACAGTCGAGCAATGGTGACTGCGGCAATTAATGGTTCACTAAATATTGTAAAGTACAAACATGATGATTTGTTTAATCTAGATATTCCAACTGAAGTACCAGACGTTCCTTCAGATATTTTGGATCCAAAAAACACTTGGACTGATAAAGATTCTTACAATCTTTCTGCTAAAAAATTAGCTCAGATGTTTGTTGAGAACTTTAAAAAGTTCCAAAATGTTACTCCTGAAATTATTTCAGCAGGTCCTGTGTATCGTGCTTAG